A window of Flavobacterium flavigenum contains these coding sequences:
- a CDS encoding nitric-oxide reductase large subunit yields MKREKKLWIVFALVMSISFAVLGYYGYEIYQQAPPVPKEIVTDSGKVIFSESEIKDGQNIWQSIGGQEVGSIWGHGAYVAPDWTADWLHREALFILDIYAQKDFNKKYEELDAEKQSALKIRLQNDVRINRYNPDTGILTISENRLAAIEYLSEYYKGLFTNDPKFDKLRGDYAIPKNSIKDRDRMHKMNAFFFWATWATVTNRPDGNISYTHNWPSDELVGNKATTELLAWSGVSIILLILSVGILVFYHAKSGEEEEFPLPKEDPIIKQGKTKSMGLVTKYFWIVSLLMVLQMVFGIITAHYGVEGNGLYGIPIDQILPYAVTRTWHTQLAIFWIATAWLATGLYIAPAVSGKDPKFQCFGINFLFVALLIVVLGSMIGQWFGVMQKLNLVQNFWFGHQGYEYVDLGRFWQIFLLVGLFLWLALMIRPLLPVLKQKTEEKNLIILFLVSCTAIAMFYGAGLMWGRQTNLAIAEYWRWWVVHLWVEGFFEVFATVVIAFLFVRLGLLKTKTATLNVLFATIIFMSGGILGTFHHLYFSGTPTAIMALGATFSALEVVPLTLIGFEAYQNYKISKSTQWIADYKWPIYFMISVAFWNFLGAGIFGFIINPPIALYYVQGLNTTPLHGHTALFGVYGMLGIGLVLFVLRSLYRNVSWNNKLLKITFWSLNIGLFLMAILSLLPIGVWQAIESINHGMWYARSSELMQQPAMITLKWLRAIGDSIFGIGFITMAWFVFELTLKNKK; encoded by the coding sequence ATGAAAAGAGAAAAAAAATTATGGATTGTTTTTGCATTGGTAATGAGTATATCATTTGCAGTGCTTGGTTATTATGGTTATGAAATTTATCAGCAGGCGCCGCCGGTTCCAAAAGAAATCGTAACCGATTCCGGAAAAGTTATTTTTAGCGAAAGCGAAATAAAAGACGGGCAAAATATCTGGCAGAGTATAGGTGGTCAGGAAGTAGGATCTATCTGGGGACATGGCGCCTACGTGGCTCCGGACTGGACAGCTGACTGGCTGCATAGGGAAGCTTTGTTTATATTGGATATTTACGCCCAAAAAGATTTCAATAAAAAATATGAAGAATTAGATGCCGAGAAACAATCGGCTCTAAAGATTCGTTTACAGAATGATGTTAGAATCAATCGTTACAATCCAGATACAGGTATTCTTACGATTTCTGAAAACCGTTTGGCAGCAATAGAATATCTAAGCGAATATTATAAAGGTCTTTTTACAAACGATCCGAAGTTTGATAAACTGCGCGGCGACTATGCTATTCCGAAAAACTCTATTAAAGATAGAGATAGAATGCATAAAATGAATGCCTTTTTCTTTTGGGCGACGTGGGCAACTGTTACCAATCGCCCTGATGGAAATATTTCATACACACATAACTGGCCTTCTGATGAATTGGTTGGAAATAAAGCAACGACTGAACTTTTAGCCTGGTCAGGGGTAAGTATTATTTTACTGATTTTGAGTGTCGGAATCTTAGTTTTTTATCACGCAAAATCGGGTGAAGAAGAAGAATTTCCTCTGCCAAAAGAAGATCCGATTATCAAACAAGGCAAGACAAAATCTATGGGATTGGTGACCAAGTATTTCTGGATTGTGAGTTTACTGATGGTTTTGCAAATGGTCTTCGGAATCATCACTGCGCATTATGGAGTGGAAGGAAATGGTTTGTACGGCATTCCTATTGATCAGATTTTACCATACGCTGTAACAAGAACATGGCACACACAGTTAGCGATTTTCTGGATTGCAACGGCTTGGCTCGCAACTGGTTTGTATATTGCTCCGGCGGTTTCTGGTAAGGATCCCAAATTCCAGTGTTTTGGTATCAACTTCTTGTTTGTTGCGCTTTTGATTGTCGTTTTAGGTTCAATGATTGGACAATGGTTCGGGGTAATGCAAAAACTGAATTTAGTACAAAACTTCTGGTTTGGACACCAAGGTTACGAATATGTTGATTTAGGCCGTTTCTGGCAGATTTTCCTTTTAGTGGGATTATTTTTATGGTTGGCTTTAATGATTCGACCTTTGCTTCCAGTTTTAAAACAAAAAACAGAAGAGAAAAACTTAATCATATTGTTCTTAGTTTCCTGTACCGCAATTGCCATGTTCTACGGAGCTGGATTAATGTGGGGACGACAAACTAATTTAGCGATTGCCGAATATTGGAGATGGTGGGTAGTTCACCTTTGGGTTGAAGGTTTCTTTGAAGTATTTGCAACGGTTGTAATTGCGTTCTTATTTGTTCGTTTGGGATTACTGAAAACGAAAACAGCGACTTTAAATGTGCTTTTTGCAACGATTATTTTCATGTCCGGAGGAATTTTAGGAACATTTCATCACTTGTATTTCTCCGGAACGCCAACAGCAATTATGGCTTTGGGAGCAACATTTAGCGCATTAGAAGTTGTGCCTCTAACTTTAATCGGATTTGAAGCATATCAAAACTATAAAATCTCAAAATCAACACAATGGATCGCCGATTACAAATGGCCGATTTACTTTATGATTTCTGTGGCATTTTGGAATTTCCTTGGAGCCGGAATCTTCGGATTTATTATTAATCCGCCAATTGCGCTTTATTATGTACAAGGTTTAAACACAACGCCTTTACACGGGCACACGGCTTTATTTGGGGTTTACGGAATGTTAGGAATTGGTTTGGTATTGTTTGTACTAAGAAGTTTATACCGAAATGTAAGCTGGAACAATAAACTACTTAAAATTACTTTCTGGTCTTTAAACATTGGTTTATTCCTAATGGCAATTTTGAGCCTTCTTCCAATCGGAGTTTGGCAGGCAATTGAAAGTATCAATCACGGAATGTGGTATGCCCGTTCATCAGAGTTAATGCAGCAGCCAGCAATGATTACTTTAAAATGGCTTCGTGCCATTGGAGATTCAATTTTCGGAATCGGATTTATTACAATGGCGTGGTTCGTATTTGAACTGACATTAAAAAACAAAAAATAA
- the ric gene encoding iron-sulfur cluster repair di-iron protein — translation MENLKNKTIGSFVAEDFRTAAVFSKYKIDFCCKGNRTVSEVCEKQNIDAATLLENVYEVLKSQNGGTIDFNSWPLDLLADYIEKTHHRYVEEKTNVLLPFLDKLCKVHGANHPELFRINELFIGCAGELSQHMKKEELVLFPFIKRMVKTKESDGILSQPSFGTVSNPIEMMMHEHDNEGERFREIAALTDNYNPPADACTTYRVTFAMLKEFEEDLHKHIHLENNILFPKAVILEKEFVEVQ, via the coding sequence ATGGAAAATTTAAAAAACAAAACAATAGGATCATTTGTAGCTGAGGATTTTAGAACAGCCGCAGTTTTTTCAAAATATAAAATTGATTTTTGCTGCAAAGGAAACCGGACAGTTAGTGAAGTCTGCGAAAAACAAAATATTGATGCGGCTACTTTATTAGAAAATGTTTATGAAGTTTTAAAATCACAAAACGGTGGAACCATCGATTTTAATTCATGGCCTTTAGATTTATTAGCAGATTATATTGAGAAAACGCATCACCGTTATGTTGAAGAAAAGACAAATGTACTGCTTCCGTTTTTAGACAAATTATGTAAAGTGCATGGCGCTAATCACCCAGAATTATTCAGAATTAATGAGCTTTTTATTGGCTGTGCAGGCGAATTGTCTCAGCACATGAAAAAAGAAGAATTGGTTTTATTCCCATTTATAAAACGAATGGTGAAAACCAAAGAATCTGATGGTATTTTATCTCAGCCTTCTTTCGGAACAGTTTCAAATCCGATTGAAATGATGATGCACGAACACGATAATGAAGGAGAGCGTTTTAGGGAAATTGCTGCTTTAACAGATAATTACAATCCGCCGGCTGATGCCTGTACCACTTACAGAGTAACTTTTGCAATGCTCAAGGAATTCGAAGAAGATTTGCACAAACACATTCATTTGGAAAACAATATTTTATTTCCAAAAGCGGTGATTTTAGAAAAAGAATTTGTAGAAGTACAATAA
- a CDS encoding RrF2 family transcriptional regulator, giving the protein MFSKACEYGIRASIFIATNSSKGIRVGIKDVAKEIDSPEPFTAKIMQILTKNGIIHSAKGVGGGFEVSDEAVKSIKLIQIVDAIDGDKIYRGCGIGLKECSEDHPCPVHHEFKKIRGLLLEMLAKTTLEQLASGVKSGDFFLKTLNIND; this is encoded by the coding sequence ATGTTTTCAAAAGCATGTGAATACGGAATCAGGGCTTCTATTTTTATTGCAACCAATTCTTCGAAAGGGATTAGGGTTGGAATAAAAGATGTTGCCAAAGAAATTGACTCTCCGGAACCTTTTACGGCGAAAATTATGCAGATTCTCACTAAAAACGGAATCATTCATTCGGCAAAAGGAGTAGGGGGCGGTTTTGAAGTTTCGGATGAAGCTGTAAAATCCATCAAGCTGATTCAGATTGTAGATGCCATTGACGGTGATAAAATTTACAGAGGATGTGGCATTGGTTTAAAAGAATGTTCTGAAGATCATCCGTGTCCGGTACACCATGAGTTTAAAAAGATAAGAGGGCTTCTTTTAGAAATGCTTGCTAAAACGACTTTAGAGCAGCTTGCTTCAGGTGTAAAATCTGGTGATTTCTTTTTAAAAACACTGAATATTAATGATTAA
- a CDS encoding NYN domain-containing protein, with amino-acid sequence MALSNSKELKLAVLIDADNVPYSNVKGMMEEIAKLGTPTTKRIYADWTKPNSNGWKGVLLEHAITPIQQYSYTVGKNSSDSALIIDAMDLLYSGKLDGFCIVSSDSDFTRLAIRLRESGMKVIGIGEKKTPNSFIVACDRFIYIEVLDGAIQKKKPKTNTTDSKKPVEKPSAKALNKIDDGTIDLIEATIEDIEDDDGWAFLGDVGNLIVKKKPEFDPRNYGFSKLTPMLKSLTDILEIDERESDKKGIKHVYVRLRFN; translated from the coding sequence ATGGCTCTGAGCAACTCAAAAGAATTAAAACTGGCCGTTCTTATTGATGCAGACAACGTTCCTTACAGCAATGTAAAAGGTATGATGGAAGAAATTGCAAAACTGGGAACTCCTACTACAAAAAGAATCTATGCCGACTGGACTAAACCAAATTCTAACGGATGGAAAGGTGTATTACTGGAACATGCAATTACCCCTATTCAGCAATACAGCTATACAGTGGGAAAAAATTCTTCAGATTCGGCCCTTATTATTGATGCGATGGATTTGCTGTATTCAGGCAAATTAGACGGTTTTTGCATTGTATCGAGCGATAGTGATTTTACGCGTTTAGCCATTCGGTTAAGGGAATCCGGCATGAAAGTAATTGGTATTGGGGAAAAGAAAACCCCAAACTCCTTTATTGTGGCCTGTGACCGTTTTATTTATATTGAGGTTCTGGATGGTGCTATTCAAAAGAAAAAACCAAAAACAAACACAACAGATTCTAAAAAGCCTGTTGAAAAACCATCTGCAAAAGCATTAAACAAAATAGACGATGGCACTATTGATTTAATTGAAGCCACAATCGAAGATATCGAAGATGATGATGGCTGGGCATTTTTAGGTGATGTCGGAAACCTGATTGTGAAGAAAAAACCCGAATTCGATCCCCGAAATTACGGTTTTTCCAAACTTACACCTATGCTGAAATCATTAACAGATATTCTCGAAATAGACGAAAGAGAGTCTGACAAAAAAGGAATCAAGCACGTTTATGTGAGATTACGATTTAATTAA
- a CDS encoding FMN-binding glutamate synthase family protein, with product MRKKFFIYGVLLFLIVATIYYYTGRGYLLVFTIPVLLVIGFYNTLQKKHAILRNFPVLGYFRYLFEMIAPEIQQYFIERSTDGKPFSRNQRSMVYQRAKNIDSSTPFGTQQNLNTDSYEGIKHSIFPAKVNEELPRVLVGGKDCKQPYSASLFNVSAMSFGSLSENAVRAINIGAKKGDFYQNTGEGGLTEYHLAGGGDITWQIGTGYFGCRDADGNFSPEKFSEKANLPNVKMIEIKLSQGAKPGHGGVLPAAKNTEQIAKIRGVVPHTMILSPPGHTAFSDAKGLIHFIKQLRDLSNGKPIGFKLCIGNTAEFEAICHEMIAEDIYPDFITVDGAEGGTGAAPLEFADGVGMPFEPALIFVNQTLRALNIRDKIRIIGSGKIISGYSILHAVALGADMCNSARGFMFSLGCIQALRCHNNECPTGVATQNKMLMKGLVVTDKSERVYHFHKNTLHSANELLAAAGKTSFADVDINIFMRGDEFTNLSELYFPDNLKNVTGRN from the coding sequence ATGAGAAAAAAATTCTTTATTTACGGAGTTTTATTGTTTCTAATTGTTGCCACAATTTATTATTACACCGGACGAGGCTATTTACTCGTTTTTACTATCCCCGTTTTATTGGTTATTGGATTTTATAACACTTTACAAAAGAAACATGCTATTTTACGAAACTTTCCTGTTTTAGGCTACTTCAGGTATTTATTCGAAATGATTGCACCTGAAATTCAACAGTATTTTATCGAAAGATCGACTGATGGAAAACCTTTTTCAAGAAATCAGCGCTCAATGGTATATCAAAGAGCAAAAAATATCGATTCAAGCACTCCTTTTGGAACGCAACAAAATTTAAATACAGACAGTTACGAAGGAATTAAACATTCTATCTTTCCGGCTAAAGTTAACGAAGAACTTCCTCGTGTACTGGTTGGCGGAAAAGACTGTAAACAGCCTTATTCTGCTTCTTTATTTAATGTTTCCGCAATGAGTTTTGGTTCACTGAGCGAAAATGCCGTTCGCGCCATCAATATTGGCGCTAAAAAAGGTGATTTTTATCAAAATACAGGAGAAGGCGGATTGACTGAATATCATCTTGCAGGAGGCGGCGATATTACCTGGCAGATAGGTACAGGTTATTTTGGATGCCGTGATGCGGATGGGAATTTCAGTCCTGAAAAATTTTCAGAAAAAGCAAATCTCCCAAATGTAAAAATGATCGAAATCAAACTTTCGCAAGGAGCAAAACCAGGTCATGGAGGCGTACTGCCTGCTGCTAAAAATACTGAACAAATTGCAAAAATCAGAGGTGTCGTTCCTCACACCATGATCCTATCTCCTCCCGGTCATACTGCATTTTCTGATGCAAAAGGCCTGATTCATTTCATTAAACAATTACGTGACTTGTCAAACGGAAAACCAATCGGATTTAAATTGTGTATCGGAAACACAGCTGAGTTTGAAGCTATTTGTCACGAAATGATTGCTGAAGATATCTATCCTGATTTTATTACGGTTGACGGCGCTGAAGGAGGGACAGGAGCTGCCCCACTGGAATTTGCAGATGGTGTCGGGATGCCTTTTGAACCGGCTTTAATATTTGTAAATCAAACTTTGAGAGCATTAAATATTCGTGACAAAATACGTATTATCGGGAGTGGAAAAATCATTTCTGGCTATTCTATTCTGCATGCTGTTGCTTTGGGTGCAGATATGTGCAACAGTGCGAGAGGCTTTATGTTTTCACTTGGATGTATTCAGGCATTGCGCTGTCATAATAATGAATGCCCAACAGGAGTCGCAACTCAAAATAAGATGCTCATGAAAGGTTTGGTCGTTACCGATAAGTCCGAACGTGTATATCATTTCCATAAAAATACACTTCATTCCGCCAATGAACTTTTGGCAGCAGCCGGAAAAACATCCTTTGCTGATGTTGATATCAATATATTCATGAGAGGTGATGAATTCACCAATCTCTCAGAATTATATTTCCCGGATAACTTAAAAAATGTTACCGGGCGCAATTAA
- the azu gene encoding azurin — MNTKTKLSLLILMGFLTITSCGKKETVPTEESTEVTEPSTEGVQPVAAEENVLLIEGNDQMQFNTNELKAVAGKPIKLTLKHVGKIPKEAMGHNLVILQEGTDQSAFALKANEAKATDYIPESEKASIVAHTKLIGGGEEDTIEFTIDKKGSYPFICSFPGHVAMMKGVLIVE, encoded by the coding sequence ATGAATACTAAAACCAAACTTTCATTACTAATCCTAATGGGATTTTTAACCATAACTTCTTGTGGAAAAAAAGAAACTGTTCCGACAGAAGAATCAACAGAAGTAACGGAACCATCAACAGAGGGTGTACAACCTGTAGCAGCTGAAGAAAATGTTTTGCTTATTGAAGGAAATGACCAAATGCAGTTTAATACAAACGAATTGAAAGCTGTAGCAGGAAAACCAATTAAACTGACTTTAAAACACGTTGGTAAAATTCCAAAAGAAGCAATGGGACACAATTTAGTGATCCTTCAGGAAGGAACAGACCAGTCAGCCTTTGCCTTGAAAGCCAATGAAGCTAAAGCAACGGACTATATCCCGGAATCTGAGAAAGCTTCCATTGTTGCACACACTAAATTAATTGGAGGCGGGGAAGAAGATACAATTGAGTTTACAATTGATAAAAAAGGATCTTACCCATTTATTTGCTCTTTCCCAGGTCACGTAGCCATGATGAAAGGGGTATTAATTGTTGAGTAA